The genomic region AATACAGCACGCTGACCGTACTCTGCAGCGGATCGCCACGAGTCATCACATAAGGCTCGGCGAACAGTTGGAAATAGCCGGCGACGGTGATCACGCCAACCACCATCAGCACCGGCCCGAGCATCGGCAGGGTGATATGCAGGAATTGCCGGCGACGCGAGGCGCCGTCGATGCGCGCGGCCTCGTACAGATCCTGCGGAATCGCCTGCAGACCGGCGAGGAAGATGACCATGTTGTAGCCGAAGTTCTTCCACACCGCGAGCAGGATGATCGTCGGCATCGCCCAGTGTGGGTCGCCGAGCCAGTCCACCGCGGGAATACCCAGATAGCCCAACGCCCAGTTCACCAGACCGTAGCTGGTATGGAACAGATAGCGCCAGATCACCGCGACCGCGACCAGCGTGGTCACCACCGGCGCGAACAGCGCGGTGCGGAAAAACACCCGGAAACGGGTGGCCGGCGCGTTGAGCAGCAGCGCGGCACCCAGCGACACAGCGATCGACAGCGGCACGCCGACGATCACGAAATAGAAGGTGTTGCCGAGAGATTTCCAGAAGATCGGCATCTGCAGCAGTTCGCTGTAGTTGCCCAGGCCGACGAAGCGCAGATTGCGCCAGTCCGCGAGCGCGTACAGATCGAAATCGGTCAGGCTCAGCAGCAGCGCCGAAAACACCGGCAGGCCGAAGAACACGCCGAGCACGATCAAGGCCGGCGCGACGAAGACCCAGGCAGCCAGCGACGGCTTCATGGCGCAGCCTCCGTCGATGCCGTGCGTCGCGCTTCCACCCAGCGGCGCTTTTCGAGCAGCGCATCGACCCGTGCGTCGAGCTGGCGCACGGCCGCGTCCTGCGACTGGCCCCCGCGCACCACGCGTTCGCTGGTCAGGCGCATCTCCTGGACGATCC from Lysobacter sp. harbors:
- a CDS encoding sugar ABC transporter permease; protein product: MKPSLAAWVFVAPALIVLGVFFGLPVFSALLLSLTDFDLYALADWRNLRFVGLGNYSELLQMPIFWKSLGNTFYFVIVGVPLSIAVSLGAALLLNAPATRFRVFFRTALFAPVVTTLVAVAVIWRYLFHTSYGLVNWALGYLGIPAVDWLGDPHWAMPTIILLAVWKNFGYNMVIFLAGLQAIPQDLYEAARIDGASRRRQFLHITLPMLGPVLMVVGVITVAGYFQLFAEPYVMTRGDPLQSTVSVLYFMFEEGFRWWNLGRASAVAFLLFLIILAVTAAMMRFGRRKGMV